In a single window of the Niabella ginsenosidivorans genome:
- a CDS encoding putative quinol monooxygenase: MNNNPVTVVITCSIQPGKVDMARQALEENIKMVMYKEPACHGIRVHDDPKNPQRLLIIEYWDSAAIFTGPHMQTPHMQTFLKTAEQFLDGTAEFGFWREIIVGN; encoded by the coding sequence ATGAATAACAACCCGGTTACTGTTGTAATTACATGCTCCATTCAACCCGGTAAAGTTGATATGGCCAGGCAGGCGCTTGAAGAGAACATCAAAATGGTAATGTATAAAGAACCTGCCTGCCACGGCATACGTGTGCATGACGATCCAAAGAACCCGCAACGATTGTTAATTATTGAGTACTGGGATAGCGCAGCTATTTTTACGGGTCCGCACATGCAGACACCGCACATGCAAACGTTTCTAAAGACGGCGGAGCAGTTTCTTGACGGAACGGCTGAGTTTGGTTTTTGGCGTGAGATTATAGTGGGAAATTAA
- a CDS encoding dihydrofolate reductase family protein has translation MKISIYIAAAANGLISNTRNVPDWLSPEYGAGMMAICQNYKAVIMGRVTYDILAPDYLPLTHEGTTVVLTNNEAARSDNSTVVFTKADPAEIVQLLTERGHTHAVIIGGTATISAFVKAGVVDDIYFVMEPVLFGSGLPLLKGVEAEVKLKLLEVKKLNDHTVQLHYEIVRPS, from the coding sequence ATGAAAATTAGTATCTACATAGCCGCGGCTGCAAACGGGTTGATCTCTAATACAAGAAATGTGCCTGATTGGCTGTCGCCCGAATATGGTGCGGGTATGATGGCTATTTGTCAAAACTACAAAGCCGTGATCATGGGCCGGGTTACTTATGATATACTGGCGCCCGATTACCTGCCGCTTACCCATGAAGGTACGACGGTTGTGTTAACGAACAACGAAGCGGCAAGGTCCGACAATTCAACGGTGGTTTTTACAAAAGCCGATCCTGCTGAGATTGTTCAGTTGCTTACAGAAAGGGGCCACACCCATGCCGTTATTATTGGCGGTACTGCTACTATAAGCGCGTTTGTAAAGGCAGGCGTAGTAGATGATATTTACTTTGTAATGGAGCCTGTGCTTTTTGGCAGTGGCCTGCCTTTGTTAAAAGGGGTTGAAGCTGAGGTAAAACTCAAACTGCTGGAGGTAAAAAAACTAAACGATCATACTGTTCAGCTGCATTACGAAATAGTAAGGCCATCGTAA
- a CDS encoding winged helix-turn-helix transcriptional regulator: MRKKQSSNYINEQFLFETCERNSAISIVSGRWKSQIIYYISQGNNRFHLLKQKLPAISETVLARQLKELESHAILVKREMADTVPTGVKYLLTNKGLDLVPILDSLCNWGKTYAEGKEIFVPADSNLT; this comes from the coding sequence ATGAGAAAAAAGCAATCTTCCAATTATATCAACGAGCAATTTTTGTTTGAGACCTGTGAGCGCAACTCTGCTATCAGCATCGTAAGTGGCCGGTGGAAGTCACAAATTATCTATTATATTTCCCAGGGCAACAACCGCTTTCATCTTTTAAAGCAAAAGCTGCCGGCTATTTCTGAAACAGTACTGGCAAGACAATTAAAAGAGCTGGAATCACACGCCATTTTGGTAAAACGGGAAATGGCGGATACCGTTCCAACCGGCGTAAAATATTTGCTAACCAATAAGGGACTGGATCTGGTCCCGATTTTGGACAGCTTATGTAACTGGGGAAAGACTTATGCAGAAGGAAAGGAAATTTTTGTTCCTGCTGATTCAAACTTGACTTAA
- a CDS encoding GNAT family N-acetyltransferase codes for MINDTKIGLQPTVIADLERFFIFQLDKEAIHLAAFTPKDPTDKAAYLNKYTKLLREPTVHMRTILVNNIIAGSISKFELEGDAEITYWIDRNFWGKGIGTTALKQFLGLEKARPILGRVAFDNFGSQRVLEKCGFIKIGKDKGFANARQAEIEEFIYKLG; via the coding sequence ATGATAAACGATACTAAAATAGGATTGCAGCCAACGGTGATTGCTGACCTGGAACGGTTCTTTATTTTCCAGCTGGATAAAGAAGCGATCCACCTGGCGGCCTTTACCCCTAAAGATCCAACAGATAAAGCAGCCTACTTAAATAAGTATACAAAATTACTGAGGGAGCCTACCGTACATATGCGCACCATACTGGTGAACAATATTATCGCCGGCAGTATTTCAAAATTTGAACTGGAAGGTGATGCAGAGATCACCTACTGGATCGACCGCAATTTCTGGGGCAAAGGGATCGGTACCACTGCGTTGAAACAGTTCCTGGGGCTTGAAAAGGCGCGGCCTATCCTCGGGCGGGTGGCATTTGACAATTTCGGTTCCCAAAGGGTTCTGGAGAAATGCGGTTTTATAAAGATCGGTAAGGACAAAGGTTTTGCCAATGCGCGGCAGGCGGAAATAGAAGAGTTTATTTATAAACTGGGCTGA
- a CDS encoding nucleoid-associated protein: MQYFEGSAITHIAVHKVGNQSEDEYLTLSKKELAVDPEVKDLMTRYFLNPFKSEEYFQFYAEGHISTNEAWNYVSAIFEKPEQTLAQSKNLAQHLYNQGTHPGIKGGEFYVVYFKEGLLNGETVDAIGLFKSENKEPFLKVFPVEDAFEVESEEGININKLDKGCMIFNTDKENGYIISIVDTKNKSPEARYWTDSFLRIRQRQDQYFNTESTMALYKSYVVDHLPEQYNVTKADQADLLNRSLQFFKEKQHFDQETFNNEVLHHKEYVESFDRYKQHYSAERDIEIADNFSISPAAVKRQNRAYKSVIKLDKNFHIYIHGDRNMIEHGEDDKGRFYKLYFHNEE, encoded by the coding sequence ATGCAGTATTTTGAGGGATCGGCTATTACCCACATTGCCGTGCATAAAGTGGGCAACCAATCGGAAGACGAGTACCTGACGCTTTCCAAAAAGGAACTGGCGGTGGACCCGGAGGTAAAGGATCTGATGACCCGCTATTTCCTGAACCCCTTTAAGTCAGAAGAATATTTCCAGTTTTACGCCGAGGGGCATATCAGCACCAACGAGGCCTGGAACTATGTTTCCGCCATTTTTGAAAAACCGGAACAAACCCTGGCCCAATCCAAAAACCTGGCCCAGCACCTGTACAACCAGGGAACACATCCTGGCATCAAAGGGGGTGAATTTTATGTAGTGTATTTTAAAGAAGGGTTACTGAACGGAGAAACGGTGGATGCCATCGGGCTGTTCAAATCGGAAAACAAAGAGCCCTTTTTGAAAGTATTTCCCGTGGAAGATGCTTTTGAGGTGGAAAGCGAGGAGGGCATCAACATCAACAAACTGGATAAGGGCTGCATGATCTTTAATACCGACAAAGAGAACGGTTATATTATTTCCATCGTAGATACGAAGAATAAATCGCCGGAAGCCCGCTACTGGACGGATAGTTTCCTGCGGATCCGGCAGCGGCAGGACCAGTATTTTAATACCGAAAGCACCATGGCCCTGTACAAATCCTATGTAGTAGACCATTTACCAGAACAGTACAACGTGACCAAGGCCGACCAGGCCGACCTGCTGAACCGGAGCCTCCAGTTTTTTAAGGAGAAACAGCATTTTGACCAGGAAACCTTTAACAACGAGGTGCTGCACCATAAAGAATACGTGGAAAGCTTTGACCGCTATAAGCAACACTATTCCGCCGAACGGGATATTGAAATAGCAGATAATTTCTCCATCTCCCCTGCAGCCGTAAAGCGGCAGAACCGGGCCTACAAAAGCGTAATTAAACTGGATAAGAATTTCCATATCTATATCCATGGCGACCGGAACATGATCGAGCATGGCGAGGACGATAAAGGCCGGTTTTACAAGTTGTATTTCCACAATGAAGAATAG
- the pdxA gene encoding 4-hydroxythreonine-4-phosphate dehydrogenase PdxA: protein MTHKQKPVIGISSGDINGIGIELIIKAFSDQRLLDICTPVVFASNKVVNFYRKTVHESNFSFYHTKELDKINPKQVTIFNCWDEEVNITPGTLNETGGRYAVSSLQAAVGALKEKKIEGLVTAPIHKANVQCERFSYTGHTPFLRDSFQARDVVMMLCADNMRVALVTEHVPISEVARHITSEAILSKLAIINSSLQKDFGISKPRIAVLGLNPHAGDEGLVGNEEQTIIGPAIRQAKNNGILAFGPYSADAFFARGQYSKFDAVLAMYHDQGLIPFKSLAQGEGVNYTAGLDIVRTSPDHGVAFDIAGKDQADAGSFLQAVYSCADIISQRKEYSEQRQNPMRKVAPDVVSRLEDEKIEE from the coding sequence ATGACACATAAACAAAAACCCGTTATTGGCATTAGCAGCGGGGATATTAATGGCATTGGTATTGAACTGATCATCAAGGCTTTTTCTGATCAGCGATTACTGGATATTTGCACACCTGTGGTCTTTGCCAGCAATAAAGTAGTAAACTTTTACCGTAAAACCGTTCACGAAAGTAATTTCAGCTTTTACCATACCAAAGAGCTGGATAAGATCAACCCCAAACAGGTAACTATCTTTAATTGCTGGGACGAAGAAGTAAATATTACCCCCGGAACCTTAAATGAAACCGGAGGCCGGTATGCAGTGTCCTCCCTTCAGGCAGCAGTGGGGGCCTTAAAGGAAAAAAAGATAGAAGGGCTGGTTACGGCTCCCATTCATAAAGCAAATGTTCAATGCGAGCGCTTTTCCTACACCGGCCATACACCTTTTTTAAGGGATAGCTTTCAGGCCAGGGATGTTGTAATGATGCTCTGTGCGGATAACATGCGCGTTGCATTGGTTACCGAGCATGTGCCCATAAGCGAAGTTGCCCGGCACATCACCAGCGAAGCCATTTTAAGCAAGCTGGCGATCATAAACAGCAGCCTGCAAAAGGATTTTGGCATCAGCAAACCCCGCATAGCCGTATTGGGGCTGAACCCGCATGCGGGGGATGAAGGGCTTGTAGGCAATGAAGAGCAAACGATCATCGGGCCGGCAATCAGGCAGGCTAAAAACAATGGAATCCTTGCTTTTGGACCTTATAGCGCAGATGCCTTTTTTGCACGTGGCCAGTATTCAAAATTTGATGCGGTGCTGGCAATGTATCACGACCAGGGGCTGATTCCCTTTAAATCACTGGCCCAGGGTGAGGGAGTGAACTATACAGCAGGGCTGGACATTGTTCGTACTTCCCCGGATCATGGCGTGGCATTTGACATTGCAGGAAAAGATCAGGCAGATGCCGGTTCTTTTTTACAGGCCGTTTACTCTTGTGCAGACATTATCAGCCAACGGAAAGAATATAGTGAGCAGCGCCAGAATCCTATGAGAAAGGTAGCGCCGGATGTTGTTTCCAGACTGGAAGATGAAAAAATAGAAGAATAA